In the genome of Tripterygium wilfordii isolate XIE 37 chromosome 19, ASM1340144v1, whole genome shotgun sequence, one region contains:
- the LOC119984967 gene encoding peptide-N4-(N-acetyl-beta-glucosaminyl)asparagine amidase A, whose amino-acid sequence MASFHLPHLLLFLCICPFTSNANLQKINSILKSSLIQEPTTASHTHFNDTPPTTFFEVTKPIRVPKTQPCEHLVLQHDFGYTYGKPPVLAHYTPPSNCPSQHFSKIVLEWNATCKGRQFDRIFGVWLGGVELLRSCTAEPIATGIVWSVKKDITRYSSLLVKDEIQTLAVYLGNLVDSTYTGIYHVNITVYFYPSEEKSNSYPLYNVGNSEIGDGYDSKADLIIPISRNLPLNDGLWFEIKNENDSKMKEFKIPRNVYRAVLEVYVSFHQNDEFWYGNLPNEYIDANHLDGTPGNGPFREVVVNLDGEVVGAIWPFTVVYTGGVNPLLWRPISGIGSFDLPSYDIEITPFLGTMLDDKTHEISFSVTNALNVWYIDANLHLWLDHKSMKTEGKTLSHKSMPPVVSLESDFHGLDGTFLTNVSRFICSSGWVKSSYGNVTTHFSQNFDYVNSMVMGNDGNLQIIDQVIHFNDWVYSKMPYSNAHSMKSFKKFHLYLNTNYLDQGNDTSLSVSNITLGFNEKKHAGGAPTSGISSLTNLQNGQGVMVVKNNLVISGIGRTQQAYKFDDDDFCYSRIVSSSNYTVLYDKVGTMCNKRMQSRLNFGLSRL is encoded by the coding sequence ATGGCTTCTTTTCACTTGCCTCATCTTCTTCTGTTCCTCTGCATCTGCCCATTCACCTCCAATGCCAATCTCCAGAAGATCAACAGCATCCTCAAATCTAGCCTGATTCAAGAGCCCACCACAGCCAGTCACACACATTTCAATGACACCCCTCCAACTACTTTCTTTGAAGTGACCAAACCCATTAGAGTTCCCAAGACCCAACCTTGCGAACATCTGGTTCTGCAACATGACTTTGGCTACACTTATGGGAAACCCCCAGTTCTTGCGCATTATACCCCTCCCTCTAATTGCCCATCTCAACATTTCTCCAAAATTGTGCTTGAATGGAATGCTACTTGCAAAGGCAGGCAATTTGATCGGATTTTTGGGGTTTGGCTTGGTGGGGTTGAGCTTCTCAGGAGTTGCACAGCCGAGCCTATAGCGACCGGGATTGTGTGGAGTGTGAAGAAGGACATTACGAGGTATTCTTCATTGCTTGTTAAGGATGAGATTCAAACTCTAGCCGTTTATCTTGGTAATCTTGTTGATAGTACTTATACTGGAATATACCATGTGAATATAACTGTTTACTTCTATCCTTCCGAAGAGAAATCGAATAGTTATCCTTTGTATAATGTGGGTAATTCTGAAATTGGGGATGGTTATGATTCTAAGGCTGATTTGATCATACCCATTTCGCGGAATCTGCCTCTGAATGATGGATTGTGGTTTGAAATTAAGAATGAGAATGATTCAAAGATGAAAGAATTCAAGATTCCGCGAAATGTATATAGGGCTGTGTTGGAGGTTTATGTTTCTTTTCATCAAAATGACGAATTTTGGTATGGAAATCTTCCTAATGAATACATTGATGCCAATCATCTGGATGGTACTCCTGGAAATGGACCTTTCAGGGAGGTGGTGGTGAATTTAGATGGTGAGGTGGTTGGTGCCATTTGGCCTTTTACTGTCGTTTATACTGGAGGAGTCAATCCTCTCTTATGGAGACCCATAAGTGGTATCGGTTCATTTGATCTCCCTTCCTACGATATCGAGATTACACCATTTTTAGGGACAATGCTCGATGATAAGACACATGAAATCAGTTTTAGTGTTACAAATGCTCTGAATGTCTGGTACATAGATGCAAATTTACACCTTTGGTTGGACCATAAGAGCATGAAAACTGAAGGGAAGACTTTGAGCCATAAAAGCATGCCCCCTGTTGTCTCTTTGGAGTCCGATTTTCACGGTTTAGATGGAACATTCTTGACAAATGTGAGCAGGTTCATCTGTTCGAGTGGGTGGGTCAAGTCTTCCTATGGAAACGTAACTACCCATTTCAGTCAGAACTTTGATTATGTTAACTCAATGGTGATGGGCAATGATGGGAATTTGCAGATTATAGATCAGGTGATTCATTTTAATGATTGGGTCTACTCGAAGATGCCGTATTCAAATGCTCACTCAATGAAATCGTTTAAGAAATTTCATCTGTACTTAAACACCAACTACTTGGATCAAGGAAATGATACTTCATTGTCTGTATCAAACATCACATTGGGTTTCAATGAGAAAAAGCATGCGGGTGGTGCTCCTACATCTGGAATTAGTTCTCTCACGAACTTGCAGAATGGCCAGGGAGTTATGGTTGTGAAGAACAATTTGGTAATCAGTGGAATTGGAAGGACACAACAAGCAtacaaatttgatgatgatgatttctgCTACTCTAGAATTGTAAGCAGCTCAAACTACACCGTTCTTTACGATAAAGTGGGTACCATGTGCAATAAAAGAATGCAGTCTCGTTTGAATTTTGGACTTAGCAGATTGTAG